The proteins below come from a single Mus musculus strain C57BL/6J chromosome 5, GRCm38.p6 C57BL/6J genomic window:
- the Emilin1 gene encoding EMILIN-1 isoform X1 — translation MYRSFLRPRYRVAYKTVTDMEWRCCQGYGGDDCGEGPASVLGPAPSTPLPRPRPVRPNLSGSSAGSHLSGLGGEGPVESEKVQQLERQVKSLTKELQGLRGVLQGMNGRLAEDVQRAVDTVFNGRQQPADAAARPGVHETLSEIQQQLQLLDNRVSTHDQELGHLNNHHNGGPGGGGRASGPVPVPSGPSEELLRQLERQLQESCSVCLTGLDGFRQQQQEDRERLRTLEKLMSSMEERQQQLVGPAMARRPPQECCPPELGRRVSELERRLDVVTGSLTVLSGRRGSELGGAAGQGGHPPGYTSLASRLSRLEDRFNSTLGPSEEQEKNWPGGPGRLGHWLPAAPGRLEKLEGLLANVSRELGGRMDLLEEQVAGAVRTCGQICSGAPGEQDSRVNEILSALERRVLDSEGRLQLVGSGLHEAEAAGEAQQAVLEGLQGLLSRLRERMDAQEETAAEILLRLNLTAAQLSQLEGLLQARGDEGCGACGGVQEELGRLRDGVERCSCPLLPPRGPGAGPGVGGPSRGPLDGFSVFGGSSGSALQALQGELSEVILTFSSLNDSLHELQTTVEGQGADLADLGATKDSIISEINRLQQEATEHVTESEERFRGLEEGQAQAGQCPSLEGRLGRLEGVCERLDTVAGGLQGLREGLSRHVAGLWAAVRESNSTSLTQAALLEKLLGGQAGLGRRLGALNNSLLLLEDRLQQLSLKDFTGPSGKAGPPGPPGLQGPSGPAGPPGPPGKDGQQGAIGPPGPQGEQGAEGAPAAPVPRVAFSAALSLPRSEPGTVPFDRVLLNDGGYYDPETGVFTAPLAGRYLLSAVLTGHRHEKVEAVLSRSNLGVARIDSGGYEPEGLENKPVAESQPSPGALGVFSLILPLQVGDTVCIDLVMGQLAHSEEPLTIFSGALLYEDTELEQV, via the exons gtCCTGTTGAGTCAGAGAAGGTGCAGCAGCTAGAGCGGCAGGTGAAGAGTCTGACCAAAGAGCTGCAAGGCCTTCGGGGTGTCCTGCAGGGGATGAATGGGCGCCTAGCAGAAGATGTACAGCGAGCTGTGGACACAGTCTTTAATGGAAGGCAGCAGCCAGCAGATGCAGCTGCCCGCCCGGGCGTGCATGAAACCCTCAGTGAGatccagcagcagctgcagctccTGGACAACCGTGTCTCCACTCATGACCAGGAGCTGGGCCACCTTAACAACCATCATAATGGAGGCCCTGGTGGAGGTGGCAGGGCCTCAGGCCCTGTCCCAGTTCCTTCTGGCCCCAGTGAAGAACTGTTAAGGCAGCTGGAACGGCAGCTGCAAGAGTCTTGCTCAGTGTGCCTGACGGGGCTGGATGGCTTCCGCCAGCAGCAGCAAGAGGATAGGGAGCGGCTGCGAACCCTGGAGAAGCTAATGTCCTCTATGGAGGAGCGGCAGCAACAGCTTGTGGGACCTGCCATGGCCAGGAGACCCCCTCAGGAATGCTGCCCCCCAGAGCTGGGTCGACGAGTGTCTGAGCTGGAGCGGAGGCTAGATGTAGTGACTGGCTCACTGACAGTGCTAAGTGGACGCAGAGGTTCTGAGCTTGGAGGAGCAGCTGGGCAGGGGGGCCACCCTCCAGGCTACACCAGCTTGGCCTCCCGCCTTTCTCGCCTGGAGGACCGCTTCAACTCTACCCTAGGTCCCTCAGAGGAGCAAGAGAAGAACTGGCCTGGAGGACCAGGGAGGCTGGGCCACTGGTTGCCTGCTGCTCCAGGACGGCTAGAAAAGCTGGAGGGACTACTAGCCAATGTGAGCAGGGAGCTGGGTGGCCGCATGGATCTGCTGGAAGAGCAGGTGGCAGGGGCTGTTCGGACTTGTGGGCAGATTTGCTCTGGGGCACCCGGGGAACAGGATTCTCGGGTCAATGAGATCCTCAGTGCCTTGGAACGCAGGGTGCTGGACAGCGAGGGCCGGTTACAGCTAGTGGGCTCTGGCTTGCATGAAGCAGAGGCAGCAGGGGAGGCTCAGCAGGCCGTGTTGGAGGGACTGCAAGGGCTCCTGAGCCGGCTTCGGGAGCGCATGGATGCACAGGAGGAGACTGCAGCAGAAATCTTACTGCGCCTCAATCTTACCGCAGCCCAGCTAAGCCAGCTGGAGGGTCTGCTGCAAGCCCGTGGGGATGAGGGTTGTGGCGCCTGTGGTGGTGTCCAGGAGGAGCTGGGCCGCCTTCGGGATGGTGTGGAACGTTGCTCCTGCCCATTGTTACCTCCACGGGGCCCTGGAGCTGGCCCAGGGGTTGGGGGACCAAGCCGTGGGCCTCTGGATGGTTTCAGTGTGTTTGGGGGCAGTTCAGGCTCAGCCCTCCAGGCCCTTCAAGGAGAACTCTCTGAGGTTATTCTCACCTTCAGCTCCCTGAACGACTCACTCCACGAGCTCCAGACCACTGTGGAGGGTCAGGGTGCCGATCTGGCTGACCTGGGGGCCACCAAGGACAGCATCATCTCTGAAATCAACAGACTACAGCAGGAGGCCACGGAGCACGTCACAGAGAGCGAGGAGCGCTTCCGAGGCCTGGAGGAGGGCCAGGCACAGGCTGGCCAATGCCCTAGCTTAGAGGGGCGATTAGGCCGCCTTGAGGGAGTCTGCGAACGACTGGACACCGTGGCAGGGGGACTACAAGGCCTACGTGAAGGCCTCTCCAGACACGTGGCTGGGCTCTGGGCTGCAGTACGGGAAAGCAACAGCACCAGCCTGACACAGGCCGCCCTGCTGGAGAAGCTGCTGGGGGGCCAGGCAGGCCTGGGCAGGCGGCTTGGTGCCCTCAACAATTCCCTGCTGCTCCTGGAAGACCGTCTGCAGCAACTTAGCCTAAAGGACTTCACTG GACCTTCAGGCAAGGCTGGGCCCCCAGGGCCTCCCGGGCTACAAGGGCCTTCAGGCCCTGCAGGACCTCCAGGACCTCCTGGCAAAGACGGACAACAGGGGGCCATTGGCCCACCAG GTCCTCAAGGGGAGCAGG GAGCGGAGGGAGCACCAGCAGCCCCTGTGCCTAGGGTAGCATTTTCAGCTGCCCTGAGTTTGCCACGGTCAGAACCTGGCACAGTCCCCTTCGACAGAGTCTTGCTCAATGATGGAGGCTACTATGACCCAGAGACAG GTGTATTCACTGCACCACTGGCTGGACGCTATTTGCTGAGCGCTGTACTTACTGGGCACCGGCATGAGAAAGTGGAAGCAGTATTGTCACGCTCCAACCTGGGCGTGGCCCGCATAGACTCGGGAGGCTATGAACCCGAGGGACTGGAGAATAAGCCTGTGGCCGAAAGTCAGCCCAGCCCAGGCGCTCTGGGCGTCTTCAGCCTCATTCTGCCACTGCAGGTCGGAGACACTGTCTGCATCGACCTGGTCATGGGGCAGCTGGCACACTCCGAGGAGCCGCTCACCATCTTCAGCGGAGCCCTGCTCTACGAGGACACAGAGCTTGAACAGGTGTAG
- the Emilin1 gene encoding EMILIN-1 isoform X2, with product MNGRLAEDVQRAVDTVFNGRQQPADAAARPGVHETLSEIQQQLQLLDNRVSTHDQELGHLNNHHNGGPGGGGRASGPVPVPSGPSEELLRQLERQLQESCSVCLTGLDGFRQQQQEDRERLRTLEKLMSSMEERQQQLVGPAMARRPPQECCPPELGRRVSELERRLDVVTGSLTVLSGRRGSELGGAAGQGGHPPGYTSLASRLSRLEDRFNSTLGPSEEQEKNWPGGPGRLGHWLPAAPGRLEKLEGLLANVSRELGGRMDLLEEQVAGAVRTCGQICSGAPGEQDSRVNEILSALERRVLDSEGRLQLVGSGLHEAEAAGEAQQAVLEGLQGLLSRLRERMDAQEETAAEILLRLNLTAAQLSQLEGLLQARGDEGCGACGGVQEELGRLRDGVERCSCPLLPPRGPGAGPGVGGPSRGPLDGFSVFGGSSGSALQALQGELSEVILTFSSLNDSLHELQTTVEGQGADLADLGATKDSIISEINRLQQEATEHVTESEERFRGLEEGQAQAGQCPSLEGRLGRLEGVCERLDTVAGGLQGLREGLSRHVAGLWAAVRESNSTSLTQAALLEKLLGGQAGLGRRLGALNNSLLLLEDRLQQLSLKDFTGPSGKAGPPGPPGLQGPSGPAGPPGPPGKDGQQGAIGPPGPQGEQGAEGAPAAPVPRVAFSAALSLPRSEPGTVPFDRVLLNDGGYYDPETGVFTAPLAGRYLLSAVLTGHRHEKVEAVLSRSNLGVARIDSGGYEPEGLENKPVAESQPSPGALGVFSLILPLQVGDTVCIDLVMGQLAHSEEPLTIFSGALLYEDTELEQV from the exons ATGAATGGGCGCCTAGCAGAAGATGTACAGCGAGCTGTGGACACAGTCTTTAATGGAAGGCAGCAGCCAGCAGATGCAGCTGCCCGCCCGGGCGTGCATGAAACCCTCAGTGAGatccagcagcagctgcagctccTGGACAACCGTGTCTCCACTCATGACCAGGAGCTGGGCCACCTTAACAACCATCATAATGGAGGCCCTGGTGGAGGTGGCAGGGCCTCAGGCCCTGTCCCAGTTCCTTCTGGCCCCAGTGAAGAACTGTTAAGGCAGCTGGAACGGCAGCTGCAAGAGTCTTGCTCAGTGTGCCTGACGGGGCTGGATGGCTTCCGCCAGCAGCAGCAAGAGGATAGGGAGCGGCTGCGAACCCTGGAGAAGCTAATGTCCTCTATGGAGGAGCGGCAGCAACAGCTTGTGGGACCTGCCATGGCCAGGAGACCCCCTCAGGAATGCTGCCCCCCAGAGCTGGGTCGACGAGTGTCTGAGCTGGAGCGGAGGCTAGATGTAGTGACTGGCTCACTGACAGTGCTAAGTGGACGCAGAGGTTCTGAGCTTGGAGGAGCAGCTGGGCAGGGGGGCCACCCTCCAGGCTACACCAGCTTGGCCTCCCGCCTTTCTCGCCTGGAGGACCGCTTCAACTCTACCCTAGGTCCCTCAGAGGAGCAAGAGAAGAACTGGCCTGGAGGACCAGGGAGGCTGGGCCACTGGTTGCCTGCTGCTCCAGGACGGCTAGAAAAGCTGGAGGGACTACTAGCCAATGTGAGCAGGGAGCTGGGTGGCCGCATGGATCTGCTGGAAGAGCAGGTGGCAGGGGCTGTTCGGACTTGTGGGCAGATTTGCTCTGGGGCACCCGGGGAACAGGATTCTCGGGTCAATGAGATCCTCAGTGCCTTGGAACGCAGGGTGCTGGACAGCGAGGGCCGGTTACAGCTAGTGGGCTCTGGCTTGCATGAAGCAGAGGCAGCAGGGGAGGCTCAGCAGGCCGTGTTGGAGGGACTGCAAGGGCTCCTGAGCCGGCTTCGGGAGCGCATGGATGCACAGGAGGAGACTGCAGCAGAAATCTTACTGCGCCTCAATCTTACCGCAGCCCAGCTAAGCCAGCTGGAGGGTCTGCTGCAAGCCCGTGGGGATGAGGGTTGTGGCGCCTGTGGTGGTGTCCAGGAGGAGCTGGGCCGCCTTCGGGATGGTGTGGAACGTTGCTCCTGCCCATTGTTACCTCCACGGGGCCCTGGAGCTGGCCCAGGGGTTGGGGGACCAAGCCGTGGGCCTCTGGATGGTTTCAGTGTGTTTGGGGGCAGTTCAGGCTCAGCCCTCCAGGCCCTTCAAGGAGAACTCTCTGAGGTTATTCTCACCTTCAGCTCCCTGAACGACTCACTCCACGAGCTCCAGACCACTGTGGAGGGTCAGGGTGCCGATCTGGCTGACCTGGGGGCCACCAAGGACAGCATCATCTCTGAAATCAACAGACTACAGCAGGAGGCCACGGAGCACGTCACAGAGAGCGAGGAGCGCTTCCGAGGCCTGGAGGAGGGCCAGGCACAGGCTGGCCAATGCCCTAGCTTAGAGGGGCGATTAGGCCGCCTTGAGGGAGTCTGCGAACGACTGGACACCGTGGCAGGGGGACTACAAGGCCTACGTGAAGGCCTCTCCAGACACGTGGCTGGGCTCTGGGCTGCAGTACGGGAAAGCAACAGCACCAGCCTGACACAGGCCGCCCTGCTGGAGAAGCTGCTGGGGGGCCAGGCAGGCCTGGGCAGGCGGCTTGGTGCCCTCAACAATTCCCTGCTGCTCCTGGAAGACCGTCTGCAGCAACTTAGCCTAAAGGACTTCACTG GACCTTCAGGCAAGGCTGGGCCCCCAGGGCCTCCCGGGCTACAAGGGCCTTCAGGCCCTGCAGGACCTCCAGGACCTCCTGGCAAAGACGGACAACAGGGGGCCATTGGCCCACCAG GTCCTCAAGGGGAGCAGG GAGCGGAGGGAGCACCAGCAGCCCCTGTGCCTAGGGTAGCATTTTCAGCTGCCCTGAGTTTGCCACGGTCAGAACCTGGCACAGTCCCCTTCGACAGAGTCTTGCTCAATGATGGAGGCTACTATGACCCAGAGACAG GTGTATTCACTGCACCACTGGCTGGACGCTATTTGCTGAGCGCTGTACTTACTGGGCACCGGCATGAGAAAGTGGAAGCAGTATTGTCACGCTCCAACCTGGGCGTGGCCCGCATAGACTCGGGAGGCTATGAACCCGAGGGACTGGAGAATAAGCCTGTGGCCGAAAGTCAGCCCAGCCCAGGCGCTCTGGGCGTCTTCAGCCTCATTCTGCCACTGCAGGTCGGAGACACTGTCTGCATCGACCTGGTCATGGGGCAGCTGGCACACTCCGAGGAGCCGCTCACCATCTTCAGCGGAGCCCTGCTCTACGAGGACACAGAGCTTGAACAGGTGTAG
- the Khk gene encoding ketohexokinase isoform 1 (isoform 1 is encoded by transcript variant 1), translating to MEEKQILCVGLVVLDIINVVDKYPEEDTDRRCLSQRWQRGGNASNSCTVLSLLGARCAFMGSLAPGHVADFVLDDLRQHSVDLRYVVLQTEGSIPTSTVIINEASGSRTILHAYSFLVADFRQRGVDVSQVTWQSQGDTPCSCCIVNNSNGSRTIILYDTNLPDVSAKDFEKVDLTRFKWIHIEGRNASEQVKMLQRIEEHNAKQPLPQKVRVSVEIEKPREELFQLFSYGEVVFVSKDVAKHLGFQSAVEALRGLYSRVKKGATLVCAWAEEGADALGPDGQLLHSDAFPPPRVVDTLGAGDTFNASVIFSLSKGNSMQEALRFGCQVAGKKCGLQGFDGIV from the exons ATGGAAGAGAAGCAGATCCTGTGCGTGGGGCTGGTGGTGCTGGACATCATCAATGTGGTGGACAAATACCCAGAGGAAGACACGGATCGCAG GTGCCTGTCCCAGAGATGGCAGCGTGGAGGCAACGCATCCAACTCCTGCACTGTCCTTTCCTTGCTTGGAGCCCGCTGTGCCTTCATGGGCTCTTTGGCCCCTGGCCACGTTGCCGA TTTTGTCCTGGATGACCTCCGCCAACATTCTGTGGACTTACGATATGTGGTCCTTCAGACCGAGGGCTCCATCCCCACTTCTACAGTCATCATCAACGAGGCCAGCGGCAGCCGCACCATTCTGCACGCCTACAG CTTCCTGGTGGCTGACTTCAGGCAGAGGGGCGTGGATGTGTCTCAAGTGACTTGGCAGAGCCAGGGAGATACCCCTTGCTCTTGCTGCATCGTCAACAACTCCAATGGCTCCCGTACCATTATACTCTACGACAC GAACCTGCCAGATGTGTCTGCTAAGGACTTTGAGAAGGTCGATCTGACCCGGTTCAAGTGGATCCACATTGAG GGCCGGAATGCATCGGAACAGGTGAAGATGCTGCAGCGGATAGAGGAGCACAATGCCAAGCAGCCTCTGCCACAGAAGGTCCGGGTGTCGGTGGAGATAGAGAAGCCCCGTGAGGAGCTCTTCCAGTTGTTTAGCTATGGTGAGGTG GTGTTTGTCAGCAAAGATGTGGCCAAGCACCTGGGGTTCCAGTCAGCAGTGGAGGCCCTGAGGGGCTTGTACAGTCGAGTGAAGAAAGG GGCTACGCTTGTCTGTGCCTGGGCTGAGGAGGGTGCCGATGCCCTGGGCCCCGATGGTCAGCTGCTCCACTCAGATGCCTTCCCACCGCCCCGAGTAGTAGacactcttggggctggagacacCTTCAATGCCTCTGTCATCTTCAGCCTCTCGAAGG GAAACAGCATGCAAGAGGCCCTGAGATTCGGGTGCCAGGTGGCTGGCAAGAAGTGTGGCTTGCAGGGGTTTGATGGCATTGTGTGA
- the Khk gene encoding ketohexokinase isoform 2 (isoform 2 is encoded by transcript variant 2): protein MEEKQILCVGLVVLDIINVVDKYPEEDTDRRCLSQRWQRGGNASNSCTVLSLLGARCAFMGSLAPGHVADFLVADFRQRGVDVSQVTWQSQGDTPCSCCIVNNSNGSRTIILYDTNLPDVSAKDFEKVDLTRFKWIHIEGRNASEQVKMLQRIEEHNAKQPLPQKVRVSVEIEKPREELFQLFSYGEVVFVSKDVAKHLGFQSAVEALRGLYSRVKKGATLVCAWAEEGADALGPDGQLLHSDAFPPPRVVDTLGAGDTFNASVIFSLSKGNSMQEALRFGCQVAGKKCGLQGFDGIV, encoded by the exons ATGGAAGAGAAGCAGATCCTGTGCGTGGGGCTGGTGGTGCTGGACATCATCAATGTGGTGGACAAATACCCAGAGGAAGACACGGATCGCAG GTGCCTGTCCCAGAGATGGCAGCGTGGAGGCAACGCATCCAACTCCTGCACTGTCCTTTCCTTGCTTGGAGCCCGCTGTGCCTTCATGGGCTCTTTGGCCCCTGGCCACGTTGCCGA CTTCCTGGTGGCTGACTTCAGGCAGAGGGGCGTGGATGTGTCTCAAGTGACTTGGCAGAGCCAGGGAGATACCCCTTGCTCTTGCTGCATCGTCAACAACTCCAATGGCTCCCGTACCATTATACTCTACGACAC GAACCTGCCAGATGTGTCTGCTAAGGACTTTGAGAAGGTCGATCTGACCCGGTTCAAGTGGATCCACATTGAG GGCCGGAATGCATCGGAACAGGTGAAGATGCTGCAGCGGATAGAGGAGCACAATGCCAAGCAGCCTCTGCCACAGAAGGTCCGGGTGTCGGTGGAGATAGAGAAGCCCCGTGAGGAGCTCTTCCAGTTGTTTAGCTATGGTGAGGTG GTGTTTGTCAGCAAAGATGTGGCCAAGCACCTGGGGTTCCAGTCAGCAGTGGAGGCCCTGAGGGGCTTGTACAGTCGAGTGAAGAAAGG GGCTACGCTTGTCTGTGCCTGGGCTGAGGAGGGTGCCGATGCCCTGGGCCCCGATGGTCAGCTGCTCCACTCAGATGCCTTCCCACCGCCCCGAGTAGTAGacactcttggggctggagacacCTTCAATGCCTCTGTCATCTTCAGCCTCTCGAAGG GAAACAGCATGCAAGAGGCCCTGAGATTCGGGTGCCAGGTGGCTGGCAAGAAGTGTGGCTTGCAGGGGTTTGATGGCATTGTGTGA
- the Khk gene encoding ketohexokinase isoform 4 (isoform 4 is encoded by transcript variant 4) produces the protein MEEKQILCVGLVVLDIINVVDKYPEEDTDRRCLSQRWQRGGNASNSCTVLSLLGARCAFMGSLAPGHVADFVLDDLRQHSVDLRYVVLQTEGSIPTSTVIINEASGSRTILHAYRNLPDVSAKDFEKVDLTRFKWIHIEGRNASEQVKMLQRIEEHNAKQPLPQKVRVSVEIEKPREELFQLFSYGEVVFVSKDVAKHLGFQSAVEALRGLYSRVKKGATLVCAWAEEGADALGPDGQLLHSDAFPPPRVVDTLGAGDTFNASVIFSLSKGNSMQEALRFGCQVAGKKCGLQGFDGIV, from the exons ATGGAAGAGAAGCAGATCCTGTGCGTGGGGCTGGTGGTGCTGGACATCATCAATGTGGTGGACAAATACCCAGAGGAAGACACGGATCGCAG GTGCCTGTCCCAGAGATGGCAGCGTGGAGGCAACGCATCCAACTCCTGCACTGTCCTTTCCTTGCTTGGAGCCCGCTGTGCCTTCATGGGCTCTTTGGCCCCTGGCCACGTTGCCGA TTTTGTCCTGGATGACCTCCGCCAACATTCTGTGGACTTACGATATGTGGTCCTTCAGACCGAGGGCTCCATCCCCACTTCTACAGTCATCATCAACGAGGCCAGCGGCAGCCGCACCATTCTGCACGCCTACAG GAACCTGCCAGATGTGTCTGCTAAGGACTTTGAGAAGGTCGATCTGACCCGGTTCAAGTGGATCCACATTGAG GGCCGGAATGCATCGGAACAGGTGAAGATGCTGCAGCGGATAGAGGAGCACAATGCCAAGCAGCCTCTGCCACAGAAGGTCCGGGTGTCGGTGGAGATAGAGAAGCCCCGTGAGGAGCTCTTCCAGTTGTTTAGCTATGGTGAGGTG GTGTTTGTCAGCAAAGATGTGGCCAAGCACCTGGGGTTCCAGTCAGCAGTGGAGGCCCTGAGGGGCTTGTACAGTCGAGTGAAGAAAGG GGCTACGCTTGTCTGTGCCTGGGCTGAGGAGGGTGCCGATGCCCTGGGCCCCGATGGTCAGCTGCTCCACTCAGATGCCTTCCCACCGCCCCGAGTAGTAGacactcttggggctggagacacCTTCAATGCCTCTGTCATCTTCAGCCTCTCGAAGG GAAACAGCATGCAAGAGGCCCTGAGATTCGGGTGCCAGGTGGCTGGCAAGAAGTGTGGCTTGCAGGGGTTTGATGGCATTGTGTGA
- the Khk gene encoding ketohexokinase isoform X1: MEEKQILCVGLVVLDIINVVDKYPEEDTDRRCLSQRWQRGGNASNSCTVLSLLGARCAFMGSLAPGHVAELGSLPQSFLVADFRQRGVDVSQVTWQSQGDTPCSCCIVNNSNGSRTIILYDTNLPDVSAKDFEKVDLTRFKWIHIEGRNASEQVKMLQRIEEHNAKQPLPQKVRVSVEIEKPREELFQLFSYGEVVFVSKDVAKHLGFQSAVEALRGLYSRVKKGATLVCAWAEEGADALGPDGQLLHSDAFPPPRVVDTLGAGDTFNASVIFSLSKGNSMQEALRFGCQVAGKKCGLQGFDGIV, translated from the exons ATGGAAGAGAAGCAGATCCTGTGCGTGGGGCTGGTGGTGCTGGACATCATCAATGTGGTGGACAAATACCCAGAGGAAGACACGGATCGCAG GTGCCTGTCCCAGAGATGGCAGCGTGGAGGCAACGCATCCAACTCCTGCACTGTCCTTTCCTTGCTTGGAGCCCGCTGTGCCTTCATGGGCTCTTTGGCCCCTGGCCACGTTGCCGA GCTCGGGTCCCTCCCCCAAAGCTTCCTGGTGGCTGACTTCAGGCAGAGGGGCGTGGATGTGTCTCAAGTGACTTGGCAGAGCCAGGGAGATACCCCTTGCTCTTGCTGCATCGTCAACAACTCCAATGGCTCCCGTACCATTATACTCTACGACAC GAACCTGCCAGATGTGTCTGCTAAGGACTTTGAGAAGGTCGATCTGACCCGGTTCAAGTGGATCCACATTGAG GGCCGGAATGCATCGGAACAGGTGAAGATGCTGCAGCGGATAGAGGAGCACAATGCCAAGCAGCCTCTGCCACAGAAGGTCCGGGTGTCGGTGGAGATAGAGAAGCCCCGTGAGGAGCTCTTCCAGTTGTTTAGCTATGGTGAGGTG GTGTTTGTCAGCAAAGATGTGGCCAAGCACCTGGGGTTCCAGTCAGCAGTGGAGGCCCTGAGGGGCTTGTACAGTCGAGTGAAGAAAGG GGCTACGCTTGTCTGTGCCTGGGCTGAGGAGGGTGCCGATGCCCTGGGCCCCGATGGTCAGCTGCTCCACTCAGATGCCTTCCCACCGCCCCGAGTAGTAGacactcttggggctggagacacCTTCAATGCCTCTGTCATCTTCAGCCTCTCGAAGG GAAACAGCATGCAAGAGGCCCTGAGATTCGGGTGCCAGGTGGCTGGCAAGAAGTGTGGCTTGCAGGGGTTTGATGGCATTGTGTGA
- the Khk gene encoding ketohexokinase isoform 3 (isoform 3 is encoded by transcript variant 3) has protein sequence MEEKQILCVGLVVLDIINVVDKYPEEDTDRRCLSQRWQRGGNASNSCTVLSLLGARCAFMGSLAPGHVAENLPDVSAKDFEKVDLTRFKWIHIEGRNASEQVKMLQRIEEHNAKQPLPQKVRVSVEIEKPREELFQLFSYGEVVFVSKDVAKHLGFQSAVEALRGLYSRVKKGATLVCAWAEEGADALGPDGQLLHSDAFPPPRVVDTLGAGDTFNASVIFSLSKGNSMQEALRFGCQVAGKKCGLQGFDGIV, from the exons ATGGAAGAGAAGCAGATCCTGTGCGTGGGGCTGGTGGTGCTGGACATCATCAATGTGGTGGACAAATACCCAGAGGAAGACACGGATCGCAG GTGCCTGTCCCAGAGATGGCAGCGTGGAGGCAACGCATCCAACTCCTGCACTGTCCTTTCCTTGCTTGGAGCCCGCTGTGCCTTCATGGGCTCTTTGGCCCCTGGCCACGTTGCCGA GAACCTGCCAGATGTGTCTGCTAAGGACTTTGAGAAGGTCGATCTGACCCGGTTCAAGTGGATCCACATTGAG GGCCGGAATGCATCGGAACAGGTGAAGATGCTGCAGCGGATAGAGGAGCACAATGCCAAGCAGCCTCTGCCACAGAAGGTCCGGGTGTCGGTGGAGATAGAGAAGCCCCGTGAGGAGCTCTTCCAGTTGTTTAGCTATGGTGAGGTG GTGTTTGTCAGCAAAGATGTGGCCAAGCACCTGGGGTTCCAGTCAGCAGTGGAGGCCCTGAGGGGCTTGTACAGTCGAGTGAAGAAAGG GGCTACGCTTGTCTGTGCCTGGGCTGAGGAGGGTGCCGATGCCCTGGGCCCCGATGGTCAGCTGCTCCACTCAGATGCCTTCCCACCGCCCCGAGTAGTAGacactcttggggctggagacacCTTCAATGCCTCTGTCATCTTCAGCCTCTCGAAGG GAAACAGCATGCAAGAGGCCCTGAGATTCGGGTGCCAGGTGGCTGGCAAGAAGTGTGGCTTGCAGGGGTTTGATGGCATTGTGTGA